The following DNA comes from Chitinophaga nivalis.
TCATATCAGCCTGGGACTGGACCTGAAAATTATAGGGATGACCCTGCAGAAAGTGATCCGTTCGGAAGGTATCAGTTCAGCTACCACAGCTACCATGGAACGTTTCTTAGGTAATTAAAAAAGATATGATGTATTTGTACGGCGCAAGCGGACATGCAAAAGTTATTATCGAAATCCTGGTATCACAGGGGATCACCGTCAAGGGATTGTTTGATGATGATACCAGCAAACAACGCCTGTGGCAATATCCGGTTACCGTATTGCCCGCTGATTTTAACAGCGGGACCGACGAAGTGATTATTGCCATTGGCAGCAATGCGATCCGCAAAAAGCTGGCAGAAAAAGCAGCGGCCCGTTTCGGGCTGGCGGTGCATACCCGGGCTACCGTATCGCCCACCGCAACACTGGATGGCGGTACCGTGGTGATGGCCGGCGCCACCATCAATGCAGACGCGGTGATAGGCCGGCATTGTATTATCAATACCAATGCTTCGGTGGATCACGACTGTGTATTGGGAGATTATGTACACATTTCTCCGCATGCAACGCTTTGCGGCGACGTAAAAATAGGAGAGGGAACACAAATCGGCGCCGGCGCCGTTGTGATACCTGGTATTACCATTGGTCGCTGGGCTGTTATTGGCGCCGGCGCTGTGGTGATACGGGATATACCCGATCAGGTTACCGTGGTGGGAAATCCTGCCCGCATCTTAAAAAATATTTAAATTATACTGTAATGAGTACTAAGATATGGTTATCATCTCCTCACATGGGACAGGGAGAATTAGGATTTGTAAAAGATGTTTTTGATTCTAACTGGATTGCACCTTTAGGGCCGCATGTAGATGGATTTGAGCAGGACCTGTCTGATTTTACCGGTAGCAAACATGTGGCGGTATTGTCGTCCGGTACGGCGGCATTACACCTGGCACTGATTCTGGCAGGCGTAGATAAAGGAGATGAGGTAATTTGTCAGAGTATGACCTTTTCCGCCTCCGCCAATCCGATTGCCTACCTGGGCGGGGTGCCGGTGTTTGTAGACAGCGAAGCAGATACCTGGAACATGGATCCTGCGCTGCTGGAAAAAGCCATTAAAGACCGGCTGGCAGCCGGAAAAAAGCCTAAGGCTATTATTCCGGTTCATTTGTATGGTATGCCGGCTAAAATGAAGGAAATACTGGCGATTGCACAGGAATACGATATTCCTGTGATTGAAGATGCGGCAGAAGCCCTGGGATCAACGTATGACGGAAAAGCTTGTGGCACTTTCGGAAAGTATGGCATCCTGAGTTTTAACGGTAATAAAATCATTACCACCAGCGGGGGCGGCGCATTAATCAGCGATGACGAAGCGGCGGTACAGAAAACCCGTTTCCTGGCCACCCAGGCCCGCGACCCGGCGCCGCACTACCAGCATAGCCACATCGGATATAATTACCGGATGAGCAATGTATGTGCTGCTATCGGCCGTGGGCAGATGCAGGTATTGAACGATCGCGTAGCCCAGCGGAGAGCTAATTTCAACTTCTATGTGGAAGAACTGGCGGGATTACCCGGACTGACTTTTGTAAAAGAGTTACCAGGTAGTTTCAGCAACCGGTGGCTGACCACTGTATTGATCGACCCGGAAAAAAGTGGCGGCGTCACCAGAGAATCGGTACGTCTCACTTTGGAAAAAGATAATATCGAATCAAGACCGTTGTGGAAACCCATGCATCAGCAGCCAGTATTTGAACAGGCCCCTGCCTATCTGAACGGGGTGTCTGAAAAACTGTTTGCAGATGGTCTTTGTTTACCCAGCGGTTCCAACCTGCAGCAGGAGCAGCTGATATTGATTGCGGAGAAAATAAAAGCCTGCTGGAAATAAAATAACCGGCCGTCACGTTGTTGTAAAACAATAGGACGGTCGGTGTCTTACCATTCCTGTGATACCTGTGAAGAATCATATTCCCTTACCTGCCGGATGTGAAGCAGTATAGTCGTGAGATGAATGTTATGAGCTTAATTGTAGGTGACTTAAATATATAAGTAGAATTTTTTTTAGACGGATGACTATCTTTTGCCCTAAGTCAATAGGACAGGTATGTCCTGTATATGTCTGTTATTGATAGACAGGCCGGGATAGCCATGCGTTTATACGTCGGATTTGTAGCGATGTTATTATCTGTGAAACCTTTTGCTTAACCGGCAAATACATGCTATCCATGAAAAAAATACAGTGGATGTTAATTGGTATTGGATGTTGGCGTCATTGTTTGTTGTGTGAACGAATTTCTTTTTATCTGAGAGGGGTGTTTGTACTCGTGATGGTCAGCAGCAATGTTCTTTTTGCACAGGATATTCCCGTGCAGAATCCCTCCCTGGAAGGGGTACCGGGACAGGGGAAAGTACCGCCTCCCTGGCGGGCGAAAAATACACCGGATATTCAACCGGGCGTATTGCAGATTACCCAGCCGCCCTCCGATGGAACCACCTATATCGGCTTACACAGCGGCCCAACCTGGCCGGAAGCGATTGCCCAGGAAGCCGCACTGGTGAAAGGAAAAATGTATACCATCTCCTTTGATCTGGCGTATGCGCCTTCCTATGCTTTTAAGGCCTGTTACGGTAACCTGGCCCTATATGGCGGTAACCGGGCTACAGATACGATCCAGCGGTTTTGGACCTCCGGTATTTTCTATCATACCGAATGGAAAAGATATACCGCCGTTTTTAAAGCCGCTGCCGACTATGATTATATTTCTTTTTGGGCAGATGCAGCAGCGCCCTGCGATCAAAGTATTTATGGTTCTGCCTTGCTGATGGATAATCTGTCGGCCACTATCCGGGAAATGCCGCAGGTAACGCTAACGGCTACGTCTACCTGTAAAGGAGAAAGTAAAGGCGCCGTTACCGCCACCGTGAAAGGAGTGGCAGTTGCCTGTACTTATCTGTGGAGCCCGGGCGGACAAACCACCCCCAGTATCAGCGGGTTGGCGGCGGGTACCTATACGTTGACGGTCACCCACCCCAATGGAACTACCGCCACGGCTACCGCTACGGTGAAACCCATGGAAGTGAAAAGTGAAGTGACAACGATCCCTTCGCCCTGTTACGGCGACAACGAAAACCAGATTCTCCTGACCACTACGGGTGGCACGCCGCCTTATCGTTATTATTTTGATGGCTCCACACACAGTACCTATACCCCTGCCTTTAAAAAGCTACATCCGGGTTATTATGATGTATTGGTAAAGGACGAGGCAGAATGTAAGGAGCAGCTCAATGATATAAAGGTAACAGAGCCGGCACTCCTGCGTATTGCTTCGGCAAAAACACATGATATCAGCTGTAGTGATACCCGTGATGGCAGTATTGCCCTGCAGGTTTCCGGTGGTACCCGGCCGTATGCCTATCAGCTGGAAGGTACCAACTGGCAGTCAGATAGTGTGTGGGCACAGCTGGAGCAGGGAAAATATTATTACCGGGTAAAGGATAAAAATAATTGTGAGGTAAGCGGTTCCAGTGAAATCATCCGGAATGAGAGAGTATGTGCCGTATATATTCCCAATGCTTTCAGTCCGAATGGCGATGGATTGAATGATGTATTCCGGGCTAAAATCAATGACGACATCCGGGACTATAAAATGATGGTATACAGCCGGTGGGGCCGGCCGGTTTTTCAAAGCCAGGATCCGGCAGCCGGATGGGATGGCAGGGATCTGCCAACGGGTACCTATATGTGGGTGGTTACCTATATCGACAGTAAACAACAGGCCCGCCGTCAGCAGGGAACTATTCTGTTGATCCGGTAACTACAGGCTGTTATTTTTAAAAGGATATTTCTCCAGGAGCTGCCGTAATTTTTTATCCTGGCCGATGCCGGTAATGGCGCGCAGGTGTTTTTCGTGATGCAGATCTGTGCCTGTCAGATCTGCCAGGCCAGCCTGCAGGAGCTGCTGTGCGGCCTGTTGCACGTGTTTGCCGTAATACCCCGTCAGCGACAGCAGGTTGACCTGTAACAGGCAGCCAATATTTTTTAATTGCTGATAATACTCCATATTCCCGTGGTAGTAAGGATACCGTTCGGGATGGGCCATGACCGGCTGATAGCCGGCTGCCTGCAAATCAAACAACCATTGATGCAGTTGTGGTGGCGGCGCCATAAAAGAGATTTCCACCAATACCAGGTTACCCGTAAGGGTGAGCAGGGGTTGGGCCATCAGGGGCGCAAACTGTTCGTCCAGGTAATATTCTGCCGCAAAGTGAAAAGGGATGTTATTCCCTTTGGCCTGCAGGGCTGCTGCTACTTCCGCAAAAGGCGCCCGGATGGTGTCCGCTGAATTCGGATAGCGGTCCATCATGGCATGTGGAGTGGTAATGATCTTGTTGATCCCCATTGCCTGTAATTGCTCAATGAAATGTACGGCGGTTGCGGTTTCCTGTACCCCGTCGTCTATACCGGGTACCAGGTGGGAATGGATATCCGTTCCCATAAAAGCCAGTAACTGTGCCGGCAATTCAGTAGCAGATGTACGTCTACGGAAAAAAAACATACAGGTATCTCGAATAAATAATGGTATAAAAAAGATCCCTGG
Coding sequences within:
- a CDS encoding tyrosine-protein phosphatase, whose product is MFFFRRRTSATELPAQLLAFMGTDIHSHLVPGIDDGVQETATAVHFIEQLQAMGINKIITTPHAMMDRYPNSADTIRAPFAEVAAALQAKGNNIPFHFAAEYYLDEQFAPLMAQPLLTLTGNLVLVEISFMAPPPQLHQWLFDLQAAGYQPVMAHPERYPYYHGNMEYYQQLKNIGCLLQVNLLSLTGYYGKHVQQAAQQLLQAGLADLTGTDLHHEKHLRAITGIGQDKKLRQLLEKYPFKNNSL
- a CDS encoding gliding motility-associated C-terminal domain-containing protein, whose product is MKKIQWMLIGIGCWRHCLLCERISFYLRGVFVLVMVSSNVLFAQDIPVQNPSLEGVPGQGKVPPPWRAKNTPDIQPGVLQITQPPSDGTTYIGLHSGPTWPEAIAQEAALVKGKMYTISFDLAYAPSYAFKACYGNLALYGGNRATDTIQRFWTSGIFYHTEWKRYTAVFKAAADYDYISFWADAAAPCDQSIYGSALLMDNLSATIREMPQVTLTATSTCKGESKGAVTATVKGVAVACTYLWSPGGQTTPSISGLAAGTYTLTVTHPNGTTATATATVKPMEVKSEVTTIPSPCYGDNENQILLTTTGGTPPYRYYFDGSTHSTYTPAFKKLHPGYYDVLVKDEAECKEQLNDIKVTEPALLRIASAKTHDISCSDTRDGSIALQVSGGTRPYAYQLEGTNWQSDSVWAQLEQGKYYYRVKDKNNCEVSGSSEIIRNERVCAVYIPNAFSPNGDGLNDVFRAKINDDIRDYKMMVYSRWGRPVFQSQDPAAGWDGRDLPTGTYMWVVTYIDSKQQARRQQGTILLIR
- a CDS encoding DegT/DnrJ/EryC1/StrS family aminotransferase; amino-acid sequence: MSTKIWLSSPHMGQGELGFVKDVFDSNWIAPLGPHVDGFEQDLSDFTGSKHVAVLSSGTAALHLALILAGVDKGDEVICQSMTFSASANPIAYLGGVPVFVDSEADTWNMDPALLEKAIKDRLAAGKKPKAIIPVHLYGMPAKMKEILAIAQEYDIPVIEDAAEALGSTYDGKACGTFGKYGILSFNGNKIITTSGGGALISDDEAAVQKTRFLATQARDPAPHYQHSHIGYNYRMSNVCAAIGRGQMQVLNDRVAQRRANFNFYVEELAGLPGLTFVKELPGSFSNRWLTTVLIDPEKSGGVTRESVRLTLEKDNIESRPLWKPMHQQPVFEQAPAYLNGVSEKLFADGLCLPSGSNLQQEQLILIAEKIKACWK
- a CDS encoding acetyltransferase, whose product is MMYLYGASGHAKVIIEILVSQGITVKGLFDDDTSKQRLWQYPVTVLPADFNSGTDEVIIAIGSNAIRKKLAEKAAARFGLAVHTRATVSPTATLDGGTVVMAGATINADAVIGRHCIINTNASVDHDCVLGDYVHISPHATLCGDVKIGEGTQIGAGAVVIPGITIGRWAVIGAGAVVIRDIPDQVTVVGNPARILKNI